From the Vicinamibacterales bacterium genome, the window GCGCGCCTCTACAAAGACGCGCTGCGCCGCATCGGCGAGCTGCCTGGCGTCGAGCGGGTCGCCGTCGGAACGATCGTGCCGTGGCGCGACGCCGGCGCGTTCGGTCCCGGGTTCCAGTTCTCGGTGCAGGGCTATGCCAAGGAGAATGGCGAGGAGGATCCACGCGCGCGGTTCCGCACCGTGTCGCCGGGATTCTTCGCGTCGCTCGGCGTGCCGATCATCGCCGGCCGTGATTTCTCCGACGCCGATCGCGCCGACAGCGAGCACGTCGTCATCGTCAGCCAGAGCGTGGCGCAGCGGATGTTCCCGAATCAGGACGCGCTGAACCGCTATTTCGTGTGGACGGATCCGGTGATGAAATTCATCCCGATCAGCACCGAGCCCCGGCGCATCATCGGCATCGCCGGCGACATCGACGACGAGAACGTCGTGCCGGGGCCGGCGATGAGCGTCTACCATCCCTTCGAGCAGGAGATCGGCGGCGGCCGCCTCTTCGTGCACGCGCGCACGGACCCCTACGCGCTGGTGCCGCCGATCACGCGCATCATCCGCGACCTGTCCGCCGATCAGCCGGTGGAGCGCGCCGCGACGCTCGACGACGTCCGCGCTGAAGTGCTGGCGCCGGACCGGCTGAACGCGCTGGTGTTCGGCGGGTTCGCCGGCGTGGCGCTGGTGATCGCGATCGTCGGCGTGGCGGGGGTGCTGGCGTTCTCGGTGTCGGCGCGGACGCGCGAGTTTGGCGTCCGCCTGGCGATCGGGTCGACGCCGCGCGAGTTGCTCGGCCGTGTGCTCGGCGAAGGCGCAGTGATCGCGGCCATCGGCATCGCCGCCGGCGCCGCCGGCGGCTATCTGCTGGCGATGGTCGTCCGCGCGTCGGTGCAGGAGATGCATTTGCCCGGCGCCGCGGCCATCGGCGGCGCCGCAGGCCTGCTGGTCGCGGCAGCCGTCCTCGCCTCGCTGATGCCCGCCGCCCGCGCGTCGCGTATCGACGTCGTCCAGGCTCTGCGCGCCGATTGAGGTGACCCCCAGCGTCTTTACCGTCGGACACTCGACGCGGTCCATTGATGCGTTCGCCGCCATCCTGCGGCAGGCCGGCGTGACCCGCATCGCCGACGTGCGTGCGTTTCCGGCGTCGAAGCGGCATCCGCAGTTCAACAGCAGCGCGCTGGCCGCCGCGCTCGAAGACGCCGGGATCGACTACCACCAGCTGCCGGCGCTCGGTGGGCGGCGCACCGCGAAGAAGAGCGGCGCGTCGCGCAACGGGCTGTGGAAGGTCGAGGCGTTCCGCAACTACGCCGACTACGCGGAGACGCCGGCGTTCGCCGAGGCGCTCGACGCGCTCGAAGCGTTGGCGCGCGAGCGGCCGACGGCGTTCATGTGCGCGGAAGCCGTCTGGTGGCAGTGCCACCGGCGGTTGATCGCGGACTACATGCTGGCGCGCGGCTGGATGGTGATCCATCTGCTCGCGCCGGGCAAGCGGCAGGACGCCATCCTGACTCCCGGCGCGGTTGTCGAGCGCGACGGTACGATCGCGTACCCGCCGTCGCAGCCAGGGCTGCTTCCCTGAGGCGTGCGATCGCCGTCGATCTGTCGTCGTATTCCAACGAGCTGGCGATGATCCACACCGTGCTCCGGCGGTTGAACGAGGCCGGGGAAATCGGGATCATCCCGAAGAGCGCCGAGCGTGGGCGCGTCTATCCGTGGTTCTCGGTGGTCAGCTTTCGAAGTTTCTCGATCGCCGGCCGCAGCGATCGACGGCGCCGCCGCATGTCGGCCCACACATCGCCGATGCGCTCGACCCGGGCGGGCACGTTGCCCAGGGTGAATGATTGCGGGCCGACTTCGCCGGAGATCGCCTCCTCCCACGTGCAGGGGGCCGAGACCGGCGCGCCGTTCTTCGGCCGCACCGCGTAGGCGGCGGCGAAGGTGGCGCTGTAGTCGTTGCGCCCCGTGTCGACGAGGATCCGTCCGGCGCGATCGTCCTTGTAGAACTCGAGCGTCAGCTCCCTGGGATGCCGCGACACCAGCAGTCGGCCGACCGCGTGGGCGAAGCCCGCCGCTTTGCCCTTGTCGGTCTTGGCGTCGAGCGGCACGCAGATGTGGAAGCCTTTCGAGCCGGTCGTCTTGATCCAGCTGGGGAGCCCGAGCTCCTCGAGCAGATCGCGGAGGCCGACGGCGGCGGCGCGCAGCAGGTCCGGCTTGCGGTCGTCCGGCGGATCGAGATCGAAGACGAGGATGTCGGCGTGATCGAGATCCGGCACCCGCGACGTCCAGACGTGCGGGGTGATCGTATTCTGGTTGACCACCCACATGAGCGAGCGCACGTCGGTGACGAGCGCGTGGTGGACGACGCCGCCTTTCTTCGGGACCTCGACGCGTTCGAGCCAGGCGGGAAAGCCCTTCGAGACGTCCTTCTGCCAGAAGCCCTTCTTGTCGATGCCGGCCGGGTAGCGTTCCAGCGTCACCGGCCTGTTCCTGATGTGCGGCAGGAGCACCGGCGCGATCGCCTCGTAATAGGCCGCGACCTCTCCCTTGGTGATGCCGTCCTCGGGGAAGAGCACTTTCTCGGGATGCGTGATCACGTGAGCACCTCGAGCAGCCGCGAGTGGCGCAGCTTGCGATGCACGGTCCATTCGATGAACGCTACCTTGACGCGGATCTCGGGCCGCACCCAGTGGGTGCGAAGCCGCGGCAGTCCCTTCGCTTTGGTGAACGGCGTCTTGGGAATCTCGAGCGCCTCGAAACGCCGGCGCAGATCGAGCAGCAGCGTCGTGTCGAAGCCGGTGCCGACTTTGCCGGCGAAGACGAAGTCGTCGGATTCGAACAGTCCGACCAGTAGCGCTCCGAGGCCGACCCGCGCCCCCTGGGGATCGGTGAACCCGCCGACCACCAGCTCGGCAGTCGCCTCGCACTTCATCTTCAGCCACTGCTTCGAGCGGCGGTGTTCGTAGACCGAATCGCGGCGCTTGGCGATGACCCCTTCCCAGCCTTCGGCGCAGGCGCGTTCCCAGGGCGCCGGGCCGTCGAGTGAGGCGACGCGGTGGAGCGGCGGTGTCAGCGGCAGCGCGGCGAGGAGCGCCCGGCGCTCGACGAGCGGCAGCGACGTGACGAGCCGGCCGCCGTGCCAGAGGACGTCGAACACGTGGTAACCGCTCTCGCGATCCCAGGTGATCTCGCCGTCGAGGATCAGATCGTCAACCGGCAGGGCGGCGATATTGGCGGCGAGCGCCGGGATGTTCTGCGGCAGACGGTTGCGCGAATAGAGCCGTACGTCCTCCCCGTGCTTGAAAGCGAGCAGCCGGATGCCGTCGTACTTGCGCTCGAACAGCCACTCCGGCCCGGCGAAGCGCTGCTCGGTGAGCGTCGCCGCCATCGGCGCCAGCCACTCGGGAAAGGGGCTCATCGCGCGGAGTAGCTTACGCGAAGGTGTGGCGCCGCATTCGCCACGCCGGCGCGCGTCACGTTGCGGCAGCCCTCGATCGACAGTTCGTGCAGCGTCGGATGCCGCACCAGGGCCTGGACGCCGGCGTTGGTCAGCTTTTGGCAGTGATGGAGATGGATCCGCTCCAGCGTGAGCATGCGCGACAGGAGCAGCAGGCTTCGATCGGTGATCTGCGTCGACCCTGCGTAGTAGATCTTCAGCCGCAGATTCGCGACGTGTTCCGTCGCGGCGTCGCCGGTGTCGCGACAATACATGCACCACAGCTGCGCGAGGTGCTCGCAGCGGCCGACGTGACGAAAACCCTCGTCGCCGACATCCATCGGCATCAGCGCGCGCAGTGACGGAAAGCGCGGCAGCATCGTGAGCGCGTCGTCATCGACGTTCTTGCAGCTGACGGCGAGACCTGTGAGCGATGGCATCGACGCCATCGCGGTGAAGCCGCGCCCGGTCAGCCCCGGGCATTGCCGTCCCCACAGATACTCCAGGCTCTTCGACGCGCTCAGGCCGGCGAACCCGTCGTCGCCGGCGACCGGCTGCTGCGCCAGCAGCATGCGTAACGCCGGCAGCTGGCCGATCTGCCGCATCGCTTCGTCGTCACACAAATCGCCGTCGATGGCGAGGAACCCGAGATTGGTCAGCGACGCCAGCCGGCCAAGATCGCGGCTCGTCGTCTCAGAAGACGTCCAGTGCACGTTCAAGGCGAAGAGCCCGTCGAGGCCCGCGAGCGACTGGAGCCCGGCGGCGGTGAACGGGCCTTTCACGGCGACGTAGGTCGGGCCGGCATCGAACTCGAGCAGCGAGTACCGCCGTTCGCCGCCGCTCCAATGCTGCAGGCGGGGAATGTCGCGCAGCCGCGCCAGTCCTGCGTCGGTCACGCCATCGCCGCAGAAGACGCGCCACACGCCCGGCTTGCCGGCAAGTGCCTCGATCAGGCCGTCGCCAAGCGGAGTGCCGCCGAAATTCCCATCCTCCAGAGCGTGACAGTCGGCGAGGGTCTGCCTGGCGCCGGCGTCGGTGATCCGCCGCGACCACCAGGCGCCGACCGACCGCAGGCGGGGCAATCCCCGCAGCGCCGCGAAGCCCGTGTCGGTCATCGCGCTGTGCCAGCCGCCGAGCTCGATCCTTTCGAGATCGCGAAACGCCGCGAGGTGCTTCAGCCCCACGTCGGTGACGCGGTCGGACCCGTGCAGCTTGAGTATGCGGACGTGCGGCGCAGCGGCCGCGAGGACTGCCATCGCCTCGTCGTCCAGCATGTTCTGCGCTTCGAGCTCGACGATCCCGCGGTCGCGCATGATGCCGATGATCGTGTCCCAGTCGCGCCGCGACATCGGCTGCTGAATCGACAGGGAGCGCCCCTCGGCGTCGATGCGGTGAAAGGGAGCTGTCGTGCTGAGTCCGGGCGCGTCGGCGCGGCCGCCGGCGTTGGCGCCGGTGCTGGCCATGATGAGCGCGTCCCAGTCCTCGAATCCGTACAGGCGGGCGACGAGCAGTCGCGCGTCGCGCGCCTCGAAGCGCGCCAGGCGCTCGGCGGCGGCGGGCAGATCGACGAGCTGTGCGCCGATGAAGTCGCGAATGCGATCGACCGAGAGCATGCTGTGAAAGAGATCGTTGAGCCGCGCGACGGCCTCCTCGTCGCGGCGGTGGAACGCCGCGACCATGTCGCGCGCAATCCGCTCGTGCTGTGCGACCTCGGGTCGCCTGACCGCCTCGACATGCCGTGCCAGCTTTGGCCAGCTCTCGAAGCCGTAGTCGCGCGCCAGCGCGAGCTGCGCGTCGGCGAGCCTGGCCTCAGGCATCGCGTCGAGCCGTTCCTTGGCCTGTTTGCGGAGCTGCTGCAGCGACGGACGCGGCGGGAGGTCGAGCGGCGTGTCGGACATGGGATCTCCTTTCGAGAGCGCCCGCGTCCGCACGTCAGGCTGAAAGAAGATCGAGATCAGTGGTGCGGCGAACGGCTCAGGTGGGCTCGGCCCTTTCCGCGGACAGGCTGCGTCCTGAAACGCTGGTCGAATCTATCGTTTCTCGATCCACTTCGCAACCACGGTCGTCGGCGTCTGTCTGCGCGTCACGGTTGTCATGTTTCTCAGGGCCGGTCTGGACGGCGCCGTCGTTCCTAGAGAACCTGCCGCGAATCCTAAAAACTTCCTAAAATGTCCCCGGCATGCAGATGGGACCATCACTGGAGGGACGCGCCGCGCTCGTCACCGGCGGGGCGACGGGCATCGGACGGACGATTGGGCAATGCCTGGCGCGTGAGGGGTGCCGTGTCGCGGTCAACTACATCGGCGGCCGCGAACAGGCCGACGAGGCCGTGCGCGAGCTGCGCGAGCTCGGGGTCGCCGCGATGGCGCTCGAAGCCGATGTGCGCAGCGCGATCGAGGTCCGGGCGATGTTCGCCGCCGCGGTCGACGCGTTCGGTCGGCTCGACGTGCTCGTCAACAACGCCGCGGTGCAGACCGACGGGGCGTTCCTCGACGTGACGGAATCCGACTGGGACCGCGTGATCGACACGAACCTGAAAGGCACCTTTCTCTGCACGCAGGCCGCCGCGCGTCACATGACCAAGTCCGGCGGGTCGATCGTCAACATCGGGTCGGGATGCAACTACGTCCCCTTTCCGACGCTCGTCGCCTACACGGCGAGTAAAGGCGGCGTCGAGATGCTGACGAAGGTCGCGGCGCTGTCACTCGCGCCGCAGCAGATTCGCGTCAACTGCGTTGCCCCCGGTGCGATCCTCGTCGAGCGCACCAGCCGCGAGCTATCGGACTACGCCGGGCAGTTCGCGCGGATTACGCCGATGGGCCGGGTCGGCCTGCCGGAAGATGTCGCCGCAGCGGTGGTGTTCCTGGCCACCGATGCCGCCCGCTTCATCACCGGGCAGACGATCAGCGTCGACGGTGGCCTGTTCATGCAGCCGCCGCGGCTCACGTGAGCCCCTCTTGGTCCAGGAAGCGCTTCGTCCAGTGCAGGCTCGTCTCCACGTCCTCGCGCTCGCGCGCGACGGGGTCCTCCGCCCCCTCAACCACGTACGGCCTGCCGCCGTCGGCCAGCGCTTCGAATCGATCGAATTCCCACGCCGGCATGGCGCGATAGGCGTCCCAGAAGCCGGCCTCGCGATGGCGGTGCACGGTCGGCGCCGGGATGACGATGATCTCGAGCGAGAGCGCGCGGCCAGGGCAGCGTTCGACGAACGCGCGAATCCAGCCCGCGATGTCGATGTTGCCTTCGCCCATCCGCGTCCAGGCGACAGCGGTCCCGTCGCGCACGCGCCATACGCGGCTGTCGCGCACGTGGCTGGTGAGCACGTAGGGCGCCAGCGTTTCGAGCGTCAGGTGCGGATCCTCGATCGCCCAGAGCGGGTTGCCGGCGTCGACGCAGACGCCGACGAAGTCGGGACCCGCCTGCTCGACGAGCGCCTTCAGCTCGCGGGCCTGCAGATCACCGGCGTGGTTCTCGATCGCCAGCTTCAGGCCGGCGTCGACCACTCTCGAGCGCACCGATCGCAGCACGCCGATTGCGTCGTCGATCCGCTTCTCGATGCCGCCGGGCAGCCGGCGATCCTCCATCCGCCCGACCACGCAGCGCACGAACGGCGAGCCGAGCATTTGTGCGGCGGGCAGCATCGCGGCGATCTGTTCCGCGGCGGCCCCCTTCGACGCGTCGAAGATGCCGGCGCTCGGGCAGATCGACAGCATGCCCAGCTCGAGCTCGATGCCGAGCGCGTCGGCGTGCGCCCGGACGCGCCGTATATGATCGGGCGCGAGGCCGCCGAGCAGCCTGATCTCGCTGTAGTGCGCGACGCCGGCGCCGAAACGGGCGGCGAAGTCGAGCTGCTCGAAGGGACTCCATCCCTGCGAACGCAGGCTGAACATGTCGAGGCCCAGGCGCATCGCCACATTCTATGAACAAACGGGCGCTTTTCACCGTCAGCGCGGTCTCGCTCGTCACCACCTCGATGTCGTTCGCCCTGCGCGGCGACGTCGCCAACGCGATGAGCGGCGCCTTTCACATCACCAACGAACAGCTCGGGTTCGTCTTCAGCCCGGCGTTCTGGGCGTTCGCGGTCGGCGCCGTGGCCAGCGGCGCGGTGATCGACGTGCTCGGCATGAAGCGCCTGCACGTGCTGTCGGGCGCCGGCTACATCGTCGCGGTGCTGCTGGTGCTCGTCGCGCCGCGTCCGACCGGGCCGGTGGCGTCGATCTTCGACAACGCCGGCACGATTCTGCTCTACGTCGCGTTCCTCGTCATGGGACTCTCGCAGGGGCTCGTCGAAGGCGTCATCAACCCGCTCACGGTGACGGTCTACCCCGAAGAGAAAACGCGGCGCCTGATCATGCTGCATGCCTGGTGGCCGGGCGGCCAGATCATCGGCGGGCTGGCGGCCGTCGTCATGACGAAGCTGCTGCACGCGAGCTGGCAGCTCGAGCTCTCGTTGATCATGGTGCCGGCGGCGCTCTATCTGGTGATGGCGCTGACCCAGCGCTACCCGGCGACCGAGCGCGTGCAGTCGAAGGTCACGACGGGTGAGATGTGGCGCGAAGCGCTGCGGCCGCTGTTCCTGCTGTTCTGCATCTGCAACGGCCTCGGCTCGGCGGCCGAGCTCGGCCCCGATCAGTGGTTCCCGAAAGTGATGGGCGATCTCATCCCGCAGCTGCAGGGGGTGTTGTTTCTCGTCTACACCGCAGGCCTGATGTTCCTGCTGCGCACGTTCGGCGGCGACTGGTCGCAGCGCAACCCCATCGTCACGACCATCTTCTGCGCGGTCGGCACCTGCATCGGCCTCTATTGGCTGGGGAGCCTGCACCCGGGGGACGGGGCGATCGTCGCTTTCACCGCCGCCACCGTGTTCGGCGTCGGCAAGACCTTCTTCGTGCCGACGATGCTGGGGCTCGCCTCGGAGCAGCTGCCGAAGGGCGGCGCGCTGCTGATGTCAGTCATGGGCGGCTTCGGCATGCTCGCCACCGCCGTCGCGCTGCCGCTGATGGGGGCGCGCATCGACAAGCTCGGTGCCGGCGCGGCGCTGCAGATGATGGCGCTGGCGCCGGCGATGCTCGGCGTCATCTTCGTGGGGCTGTGGATTCACTACCGCTCGCGCGGCGGCTACAAGGCCGTGCGCATCTAGTCTCATCCAAGGGGCTTCGCCCCTCGGACTCCCGCACACGCTTCCTCGCGCGCCGCTGCGCCGGCGCGCGCCGGTCGCGTGGCTCACTTGCTGCGCTCGCTCGCCGGCGATTGCAACCGACATTTATGAGATAGCCTCTGACCTTCACGGCAAGCCCGCACCATGGCCCAGCCGCCGACCGAAGAACGGGCGCGATAACATGAGGTCGCACATGCTTCGTATTGGCCTCAATCCCTATGGACTGGCCTACGCCGTCGGTCTGCAGGGCGCCGGCACGCCGCGGGCCAACCCGTCGCCGGTCGGGCTCGAGGGCTTCCTCGCTCTGGCGCGCGAGACGCAGGCCGCGTGTGTCGAAGTGCACGCGCCGTGGCTCGACGGCGCGCCGGCGGCACGCGCGCGCGTCCGGGACGCCTGCACCGCGCTCGGCGCAACGGCGGTATTGAGCACCGGCTTGACGCACGAGCCGGGTGAAACGCTCGAAACGGCGATCGCGCACGCCCGCGCGGTCGGCAGCAGCCTGATCCGATTGGGGCTGACGCCGGTGCTCGAGGGATCGCGCGACCGATGGGGATCGCGGTGGCACGTGCTCGTGGCGCACGCGCGCGAAACGCTCGGGCGCGAGGCGCCGCGCGCCGCCGACGCCGGTGTCACGATCGCGATCGAGGACCACCAGGACTTCGGCAGCGAAGAACTCGTCGAGATGGCGGAGTCGGCCGGACCGAACGTCGGCATCGTCTTCGACACCGGGAACCCGTTCGCGGTCGGCGAGGATCCGGTTGCGTTCGCGCGCCGTGCCGCCCACCGCATCCGCCACGTTCACCTCAAAGACTACGTCGCCCAGTTCACCGATGAAGGCTATCGCCTGATCCGCTGTGCTATTGGCGAGGGCGCCGTCCCCTTCGCCGAGCTGCGCGGGGTGTTGCAAGCCGCGCAGCCTGTGCTGACGGCGTCGATCGAGCCGGGGGCGCTCGAGGCGCGGCACATCCGGCTGTTCACGCCGGACTGGTGGAACGGCTATCCGCGGCGCGCCGCGGCGGAGCTGGCGGCGGCGATCGGCCGTCTGCGCCAGGGCCGCCTCCCGGAAGGTGATCCGTCTACGACGCCTTGGGAGCGCCACGCCTCGCCGGAAGAGATCGTGGCCTATGAACTGAATCAGGTCCGCCGGAGTGTGCAGCGCATGACGGCATTTGCGTGGGAGCAACCGTGACGACGACCGATCCGGAATTCTCGTTGGCGGGTCAGGTGGCGCTGGTCACCGGATCGGGACGCGGCCTCGGGCACGCCATCGCGCGGCGGCTCGCGGAACTTGGTGCCAGCGTCGCCGTCCACGATCGTGACGAGCAGGCGCCGGCAGAGTTCGGAGAGTTCACCGACCTCGCCGCGTCCTACGCCGACGTCGCGGCGATTGGAGGCCCGACCTGCCTCGTCACCGGCGACATCGCGGACGAGCAGCGCACCGCCGCGATGGCGCGGGAAATCGAGCGGGCGCTCGGTCCGATCTCGATCCTGGTCAACACCGCCGGCGGCGACATCGCCGCGGCGGGCGGCAAGCCGAAGCCGAACAACGCGCTCGAGATCAAGATGGAAGACGTGCGCGCGCTGATCGATCGCAACCTGGTCGGCACGATGCTCATGTGCCGTGCGGTCGTCCCCGGCATGCTGGCCCGCCGCGCCGGTTCGGTCGTCAACATCGCGTCGGCGGCGGCGCACATCGGGCTGTCGCCGGAAGTCGTCTACTCGACGATCAAGGCGGCGATCGTCCACTACACGCGCTGTCTGGCCGTCGAGACGAGGGAGCACAACGTCCGCATCAACTGCGTTAGTCCGGGCGCGACGGCGACGGCGCGCTTCAAGCGCACGCGCGTGCTCGATCCGGCGCAGCTCGTCGAGGACGGGACGCTGGCGCGCTACGGCACGCCGCGCGACCAGGCCAACGCGGTGGCGTTTCTCTGCACGCCCGCGGCGAAGTTCATCCACGGCCAGGTGTTGAGGGTGGACGGCGGCTTCACCGTCTTCGCGTAGCGTGCCGCGAGACCGATCATGGCCGCGGCCGCTTCGCACTGGAACTATCCTGCGACCTCCTGCTGACGGAGGCGTGACGGGGCAGGCTGGCGATTGGGTTCCGGCGGCGTGACGCCCCCGAAGCATTGGCGGCGGTGGTACACCGCGTACGGTAGGATCCCCCGAAAGCGGAGATCATGAAGTCCCTCGCACTGATCCTCGTGCCGCTGACCGCCGTCCTGTCCGCCTGCGGAAGCTCGGGCGTCACGCAGGGGCCGCCCGTCGTACGGCCGGGCGCGCCAGGACAGGCGACCAGCGTCGTGTCGGCGGACGCCGCGAAGCAGGTGCCGCAGGCGACCACGGCGGACATCACCTTCATGCAGGGGATGATTCACCATCACGCGCAGGCGCTCGACATGACCGAGTTGATCGACGCCCGCTCGAACGACCCCGACATGAAGAAGCTCGGGCTCCGCATCCACGTCTCGCAGACCGACGAGATCAAGATGATGCAGCGCTGGCTGCAGGCCCGCGGCCAGGACGCTCCGGATCCGCGCGCCCATCGCGGCATGGCCGGCATGGAAGGCATGGATCACGCCGTCATGATGCCCGGGATGCTGACGCCGGAAGAGATGGCGCGGCTGTCCGCGGCGAAGGGACCCGAATTCGATCGGCTGTTCCTCGAGGGCATGATCAAGCACCACGAGGGGGCGCTGACCATGGTGAAGGACCTGTTCGCCACACCAGGTGCCGGGCAGCAGTCGGACATCTTTGCCTTCGCGTCAGACGTCGAGTCGGATCAGAAGATGGAAATCGACCGCATGAGCGACATGCTGAAGGAGCGGATGAAATGAGACTGATGGGAGCGGCGCTCGCCGCAAGCCTGGCCTTTGGAGCACAGCAGGCGCAGCAGGCACCGGCCCCGACGCAGCCGCCGCAGCAGCCGGAGGTCGTGCAGACGGCGCCGCGGCAGTCGAACGACCCGCGGGTCGGTCTGAAGGCCGGCTTGACCGACGCCGGCGTCGCGGCGAAGAACATCGAGCTCGTGTCGTCGATGGGCAAACCGCCGGCGTTTCAGCCCAACGACGGGGGCGCCGCTCCTGCGGGCGCGTCAACCGTCCCGCCGGCCGGAGGCGCACCGGCCGCCAACGGCGCCGCCGCGGCTCGCGGCGCCAGCATCGCCAGCTCGCTCGACTTTGCCAACTCCGATCTGGCTTTCCGCCGCGCCGATCTCTTCCTCGGCAATTTCAACGGCTTCAACATCTACGACATCGAGACGCCCAAGAAGCCGCGCGTGCTCGCCTCGATCGTCTGCCCGGGCGGCCAGGGCGACATGTCGGTCTACGGCAACCTGCTGTTCATGTCGGTCGAGCAGACGCGCGGGCGCGTCGACTGCGGCACCCAGGGGGTGAGCGACGCGGTCAGCGCCGAGCGCTTCCGCGGCGTGCGCATCTTCGACATCACCGACATCGACAAGCCGAAGCAGGTCGCGGCGGTGCAGACGTGCCGCGGCTCGCACACCCACACGCTCGTCGTCGATCCGAAGGACAAGGCCAACATCTACGTCTATGGCTCCGGCACCAGCTCGGTGCGCGCGGCCGACGAGCTCGCCGGCTGCTCCGGCGAGGCGCCAGACAAGGACGCGAACACCGCGCTCTTCAGCATCGACGTCATCCAGGTGCCCCTGGCCTCGCCCGACAAGGCGAAGGTGGTCAACCGTCCGCGCATCTTCGCCGACGAGAAGACGGGCGCGATCTCGGGCCTGCACGAGCGCGGCAACTTCGGCCCCGGCACGCAGACGTCGAGTCAGACCAACCAGTGCCACGACATCACGGTGATGGCCGCGGCCGGCCTCGCCGCCGGCGCCTGCTCGGGCAACGGCATCCTGCTCGACATCTCGGATCCCGTACACCCGGTGCGTCTCGACGCGGTGACCGACAAGAATTTCGCCTACTGGCACTCGGCGACGTTCAACAACGACGGCACCAAGGTCGTGTTCACCGACGAATGGGGCGGCGGCACCGCGCCGCGCTGCCGCGCCACCGATCTGCTCACCTGGGGCGCCGACGCCATCTTCGACATCGTCGACAAGAAGCTGGTGTTCAAGGGTTACTACAAGATGCCGGCGCCGCAGACCGACCAGGAGAACTGCGTCGCGCACAACGGCTCGATCATCCCGGTGCCGGGGCGCGACATCATGACGCAGGCGTGGTACCAGGGCGGGCTGTCGGTCTTCGATTTCACCGACTCGGCGCATCCGGTGGAGATCGCCTATTTCGATCGCGGGCCTATCGATGCGCAGAAGCTGGTGATCGGCGGCTTCTGGTCGACCTACTGGTACAACGGTCGGATCTACGCGTCTGAAATCGTGCGCGGCCTTGACGTGTTCCGTCTGCTGCCGAGCGAGTCCCTGAGCCAGAACGAGATCGACGCCGCGTCGAGCGTGCGGCTGGACGACTTCAACGCCCAGGCGCAGCCGAAGGTGACGTTCCCGCCGACCGTGACCGTGGCGCGCGCCTACCTCGATCAGCTGACCCGCAGCAATGGCATCAGCGCGGCGCGCGCCGCGGCGGTGAAGAAGGCGCTCGGCGCCGCCGACAAGGACAATCCCGGCAAGCCGGCGCTCGAGCAGCTCGAGAGCGTGGCGAAGCAGGTCGACGCCGACGCGGCATCGGCGTCGGGCCTCGACGCCGCGCATCTGAAGGCGCTGGCGTCGGCGATGAGGGGTCGCGCCGAACGCTAGGCTGACGCGACGGCGATCGCACACGGCGCGCCTCGGCCGTTGTTCAGAAGCGTACTCACCGACCGGATCCGGCAGCGGCCTTCAACAACACGTGAATCCAGACTGGACAGCCCGACCCGGTGATCGCGCGCGCCCGTCTGTGCCCATCGCGGAGGGCGGGCGCGCCGCCGGGACGTATGATGCGTCGCATGGATTCGCTCACGCGGCGCGATCTGGTGAAGCTGGCGGGCGCGGTGGCGACGGCGTCCATGTCCACGTCGCATGACCGGATCATGGCGTCCGGATCACCGCCGGACGCGAGCGCGGCGCGCCGCGACGAGCTCTACCGGCTGCTCGGCGACCTGCCGGATCGCCGTCGCGCCGTCGCGGGCCGCCAGACCGCGGTGACCGAGCGTGACGGGTATGTGCTCGAGCGCTGGGAGCTCGATCTGAACGGCATCGAAACGGTCCCCGCGTATCTGGCGCGGCCTCGCGGCGCCAGCGGGCGTCT encodes:
- a CDS encoding DUF305 domain-containing protein gives rise to the protein MKSLALILVPLTAVLSACGSSGVTQGPPVVRPGAPGQATSVVSADAAKQVPQATTADITFMQGMIHHHAQALDMTELIDARSNDPDMKKLGLRIHVSQTDEIKMMQRWLQARGQDAPDPRAHRGMAGMEGMDHAVMMPGMLTPEEMARLSAAKGPEFDRLFLEGMIKHHEGALTMVKDLFATPGAGQQSDIFAFASDVESDQKMEIDRMSDMLKERMK
- a CDS encoding SDR family oxidoreductase; the protein is MTTTDPEFSLAGQVALVTGSGRGLGHAIARRLAELGASVAVHDRDEQAPAEFGEFTDLAASYADVAAIGGPTCLVTGDIADEQRTAAMAREIERALGPISILVNTAGGDIAAAGGKPKPNNALEIKMEDVRALIDRNLVGTMLMCRAVVPGMLARRAGSVVNIASAAAHIGLSPEVVYSTIKAAIVHYTRCLAVETREHNVRINCVSPGATATARFKRTRVLDPAQLVEDGTLARYGTPRDQANAVAFLCTPAAKFIHGQVLRVDGGFTVFA